The window ggtgttgttagtcggtatctctctaacccgggagaagaacattggctggctgttaagtggattctcagatatcttcgaggctcttcgaaaACACGTTGATGTttcggaagtgatactcctattttggaaggctttacagattctgatatggcgggtgatgttgattcaagaaaatctgtatcaggttttttggttacctttgcaggcggtgctgtttcgtggcagtcaaggttacaaaagtgtgttgctttgtctactacataaactgagtatattgcagctactgaggcatgtaaagaggtgttatggatgaagaagttcctacaagagttgggtcaaaagcaagagaagtttactttgttttgcgacagtcaaagtgccattcatctctcaaagaattcagcttttcattcgagatccaaacacatcgacgtgagatatcattggatacgtgatatgcttgaggcaaaagagctgaacttggagaagattcatacaagtgagaatggtgccgaTATGTTTACAAAATCCTTGtctaaggacaagtttgaagattgtcgggagagagcgggtttattggagcccgcgaagttgcgctgacgggggagatttgttgggtcagctcatttggcagctgggcctaacaaattaataaagcccattagggcttTATTTAATTAAGGGGAAAAAACACAACAGTTTTTTTTGGgttgatttttctttctctctctcttccagcagttcttcctccattgaagcagcaattcctccattgaagcagcaggttcttcttcagatttcctttatctcttctccatttggttagccatctttaatgatgatgataatgtatgtgaatgacaagttaggatgaggttaattgataacttttgttagattacctctaggcttgtattgaactacattgtatacccatttgatatagtggatgatttaagtggccgaagtgtcccgtggtttttacctaatttgggttttccacgtaaaatcttggtgtcctaCTCTCTGTTTTttattgtttgatgctcaattgttttggctgcctatttgattacacaaaagagaaaaagaattgttaggccttgttgtagcttgtttatttctgaattgctaaacaggtgctattattcgatttctccaacataAAGAGAtcgtttttttaaaatgatccgGAGGAGTGGGATAATTTTAACTAATGACTATCATGATATGAGTTATTGCGTTCTACATGTGAGCTACTCTTAAGAGGAAAGAGTATAAATGTTTGTggtattaattgtttaaaagaattattcgtgagaaaaaaatttaaggcTTCAATTTCTACTAAAAACACATTAAGTTGATATGTAGATCATGATTAtgatgttaaattaattttctaaattaaaaaaaaaaaaaaaaaaaaaaaaaaaaaaaacaaactcaTAGCTCCTCTAAGGATGAGTAATGCAATATTACATGAGACAAATGTTCCCTAAtcataaacttttaatattctaaaatttcaTGTTTCAAAATCAGTCAAACTAATAGAAACTCAATTCAATATCTTATAAGTATGtgatctatatttatatatatgtgatctatatttatatatataatataatgatgcttaattttgaaagtgtctggattgtgaggtcgagagatgtgattaatttggatatatatatgtgagagtaaattgatacttgggtcggattctgagttgacccgcacataaacttaaaacggttaaaaaataaaataaaaaatgctataggtatgtttcgaacttacaatctaacaaaaacaagtataactctttaaccaaataggttaataacactttatattttaagttcaactccaaatttaatgaacgcagcacgttgtaacaatatatttttaaccgtgTTCATCGCACGAGGATCTTCCTAATTGATTTAATAGTTCATACCATCTTAAATAACATACTCAACAATTTGAAGATTTCTTAGctcatttgaataattaaaacatGAATGATACGAATCACCATTTACATTTTATCAATTTCAGTTTTGAATATTAAATGTGACATTTAACCATTTCATTAGTGGGGGTCTATCAGTGAATTGTTTTACATAAGATGACAAAAAAAAGATTGATCTATTCCACTAGAGTTTTACAAAgtttttatatagttttaatcTTATTCATAAGCCAGAACAAAACAATGCACCAATTATTGTTAAACCAATTTCCCAACACCAAAATCATACATGTTTCATGCCCTCCTTCCAACCAAAAGACATCAAGAAGCTTTCCAATTCTACCAATTTACACTGAATTAaggtttattattattgatcGGGCTTAAGGATAGGTTAGTCTTTATGAATCAATGTactttttttggaaaatggtttagcacaattttattaaaaagtccAAAAAAGTGGGAAAGTcaagaatcaaaactagacaaacgaCCCTAAAGTTTCTGAATGGTAGAAATCAAACAACAGTACAACAAAGATTACAATTACGTTCTCAATCTTTCATGTTATTTCCATATTCTCCTTATATGCCATATTGATTTTTTCCACGTCCCCTTTTACGCTCACATTTCATGAATGGTGATTGATTTGTAATAGATGATAATGCATGTCTGCTCTCATTGTTAAGCATACATCAGTACTTTATGACTTAAtgtacttttataaatatagataaagGCGTTGTAATTAATCTAACTTACTTGAACTATTATTTAATGGGATATCTATGAAATAGATGACTCCCTAAATATGTTGACATTTGATCATCAAACAttgttatattttgtgtttagtACTGCATATTTTGTTCTATCATTTTAAACTAATGTTCTAAAATTTCAAAACCAATCTTCTccaaattattgaaattttaaactaattcatatatttcattattgaatggaaatgagaatttttgtatataaaatcaaatgaaagttATGTTGAGGTGTTCATTGCCATTGCGGGagggttttaaattccgggtaaacggatCAGGGTTTTCTATTATGAatcgggttagagtataaatatttttttggaaaattttctCATAACatagtaaggttgagagagagtgaacagatctagaattttctggtttccttctagTTCTTTGGCTGAtttagagagaaagattgggggagcttttgattgtggagtagtccaatcattcctagtgtaatcacttatttcatttgagagtagggcatgtaagtttctactattgaaatttctttgatttattgAAACTTATACTTCCCGTGGACGTAGATCGATTTAGACCTAACAATgcatattgtgttgtcgtttattttgtgttatttcagttcttggtaaattTGTTGTTCGTCATAcacgatttggaaactgatttgttacaggtttgatttctaagaagatccgtagttttgctattgcaaaacccaacagtggaATCATAgcagtattgattggttatatgttttaacattggagcagagtGCTCTATTAGTTACATGATGAaattcaaagaggagatcaactAGTTCTTTGCTGGGGTTTTTGTCAGATGTTAAGGTAGTAATAAaggggaaatctagacctgatatagtgagtctgaatggtacaaactataggcaatggaaactgatgatgatgattagtgatctgttaatttcagatgatttgaatgaagcacttgaaaatgagggtgttagacctaAGACTAtaaaagaggctgattggaaaaagacaaATAGAAAGGCTTGTAACTTTATTCGTTCCTAGGTTGGTGTAAATATTGTGCATCATGTTAAGAACGAGACTACGATGTATGGTGtatggagcaaacttgaagctctctacgctaggaggtcagcagggaataaagcagcactaGTACGAAGGGTAGTGAATCTGAAGTATATTGATAATATATCAATTGTTGAgtacttgaatgaatttcaaaatattttgaatcagctgagtagtatgaagataaaatttgatgatgaggtaCAAGCACTTTTATTCCTTGGATCTTCGCctacaagttgggagacacttattatcattCTCAGTAACTcaacaccaaatggtaaagtcaacatggaaTTTGTCACCAGTttcttacttgatgaggagaatcgaaaggggaataaaccctctaagtctgatatgttggtgatTGATAGAagaagatcaaaggataatagaagtggtttgAGCAAGGGAAAGTCTAAAAGCAAGTCTAGaactccaaagaaggatggtgcttgtCATTACTATGGTAAAATTGGTCATTAGAAAAATGAGTgctgtaaatttaaaaatgataaagcaaaGGGTATGGTGAAACCCAGAGACAAGAAAGAACATAGTGCATATACATATGCTTATGCTTTAGATGGTGAACTGaaatatgcttctaactgtcaagactcctgTTTTAGCACGTCTTCAAATGAAACATCATGGATTATTGACACaagtgcctcattccatattagTCCATACAAATGTTACTTTTagtcctacaaagctggtgattatggttAGATTCGCATGGGTAATAGTGGTGTGTCCAAaatagttggtcttggtgatgttcGAATCGAGACAAGCATGGGTTGtttcctgacattgagagatgtaagacatgttcctgatttgagaatgaatttgatttcagtaGGTAAGCttgatgatggaggctaccataatgtttttagtggtggagcatgaaagctaagcaagggttcattgaTTGTTGCatgaggtaagaaatgttgtttcttatacaagacaaatttgaaaattgtctatgatgcagtATATTATGTCatgatggagtcatcctctaagttgtggcacaagagactaggtcATATTAGTGAAAatgggctgaatgttttgatcaagaggaatgagttgccAAATCTCAAGGATgttcatcttgaaaattgtgagcattgcttgaagggtaaaCAGAAtagagtctccttcagtaagttgaaagtggaactgaaaaataatgtccttgaactagtccatacagatgtttgtggtcttataaaaattaaatccataggtggtgcttcatattttgtaaccttcatagacgattcatctaggaaggtttgagCCTATTATATAAAGTgcaaggatgaggttgcagtAAGGTTTGAAGTCTTTCACAAgttggttgaaagagagacaagaagaaaactgatgagggtgcagttagataatgggggagagtacataggcttatttaatgattattgcaaagagtagAGTATTCGACGtgaacagactgtgcccaagactccacaataaaatggtgtggcagagaggatgaacagaataatgttggaacggatgaggagtatgctctcctaTACCAGGTTGGTTAAGCATTTCTAtgctgaagccatgagcactccagtgtatgtgatcaatcgttctccctccaagccattgaataataagcgtgtagaaagcgtctggtcaggtaaagatgttaattatgactatttatgtGTCTTTGGTTGTAGAgattttgtgcatgttccaaaagatgaaaGGTCTAAGCTATATGCAAAAACCAGACgatgcatatttttgggttatggtgattaaaagtggggatacaagtGTTATGACCCAATtgacaagaaggttttgagaagccgagatgtggtattccttgaagatcagactattgagaattttgaagatggtgaaaaacttaatgcatacatacgtgacctatctggtcttgagttgtctcatgatgttaAAGTtacaaggccacatgtagcttcaaactcaaatagtgatgatgatgttcctcaaggtcaagctgtaggccatggaaatgatactgaaactgatcttggtgataatattgaggatgattttgaagttcaacaagaagatggaaatcaatagaatcaacaaacagaggtacttaTGAGGTCTGCTAAGGAGAAAAGATCATGTTCTAAGTACCCGACTATAGAGTACGTTCTTCTAACTtattgtggggagcctatatgctataaagaggctcttgaggatgcttATAAGGAAGAATGACTAGTTgtcatggatgaagagatgaagtcattgctgaaaaataaCACATATGAACTGGTTGAAAGACCAAAGAAAAGAAacgtattacaaaataaatgggtgtacaagatcaagcaagaaggtgatgatataAAGCTAAtatacaaggctaggctggttgtcaaaggttttggccagaggcatgAAATCGGTTATGATGAGATTTTATCACtagtagtgaagatgacttcgaTCCGGGTGTTGTTAggtctagctgcttgtatggatcttgaggttgaagaacttgatgtcaagactatatttctccatggtgatttggatgaagatgtttatatggagtaacctgaaggttacaataagaaaggtgaggaaagaAAAGTGtgaaaacttgtcaaaagtttgtacggtttgaagcaagcaccgaagtagtggtatcttaagtttgagtcgttcatgaccatcaatgggtacatgaagacatctacagatcactgtgtctttATGCAAAAGTTTGcatctaatgattttattatacttctcttATATGTTGATGTCATGATGATTGTTGGGAAAGACAaactcaagattgccaagttgaaaaaatatttggctaagtcttttgagatgaaaaacttgggtcaagcaatgcaaattcttggaatgcaggtcatttgTGATTGAGTGAAGAAAAAGTTATGGctgtctcaagagagatatattgagaagattctaaaacgatttTGTATGGACAAGAAAAAACCAGTTGCTTGTTTATTAgatacacacttgaaaataaacaagacaatgtctcccaagatTGAATagaaaagacaagaaatgtgtaGTGTTctatatgcttcagcaataggctGTCTGATGTATtcaatggtctgtacaagaccagatatagctcatgcggttggagttGTTAGTCATTTCCTTTCATACCACGGTAAGACACAGTaggaagcggttaagtggctaatgagatatctttaagacctccaaatacgctttgtgttatggtacagGAAAtccacatgttgaagggttttctgattcaaatatgagtggtgatattgacacaatgagatcaacttcagggtatctgtttacttttggaggaggagctgtatcatggcagtctcgtctacagaaatgtgttgtttTGTCTACTATAGAAACTGAATATAttgccattactgaatgttgtaaggaaatgagatggatgaaggAATTATTGAAGGAAACAGGTATAACACAAGACATGTtcgtggtgtttagtgactcacaaagtgtTATACATGTGAGCAAAATCCAAGTTTctattcacgttcaaaacacatccaaagaatgTACCAATGGATctgtgaagtgctcgagaagaaggagttatacttggagaaagttcatacatatgagaacgggtcagatatgatgacaaagagCTTGCCAAAaggcaagcatgagatatgttgtgccaaagccgaAATAGTTCTGGCAggagcgtcacgatgatgaatgtttatagaaacattctcccatggctcggaagggggagaattattgaggtgttccttgccattgcaggcgggttttaaattctaGATAAACGGGTCAGAGTTTTttgttatgaaaacgggttagagtataaaaaaaaaatttaggtatttttctcataacatagCAAGGTTGAGAGAGTGTGAACAAATCTATGGTTTTCTAgtttctttcttgttctttggctgatctagagagaaagattgtgggagattttgattgtggagtagtccaatcatttctagtgtaatcacttctttaaTTTGAGAgtagggcatgtaagtttctactattgacatttctttgatttagtgaaacttatccctcccgtggacgtaggtagattttgaccgaaccacgtatattgtgttgtcgtttagtTTGTgttatttcagttcttggtaaatcTGTTGTTTGTCATAGAtgatttggaaactgatttgttacaagtttgatttctaagaagatctgTAGTTTTGCTGTAGCAAAACCCAAcaactcaaacaaaatttaagtaaaatttgatccaaataatgaaattgttgttattaatttttaaaatttttaataaacatttattagtttgagaaaaataaaaaattaaatatattcaattttgttaattgtGATTGTAACATTCATTAGATTATagctatcaatttattagcaatttaGAAAAATCAAGTAACGTGTTTTTTCTAATAAAGATGAAATGTAAAAGTCAATAAAGAGACAATCAATGCCAGTCGTTGGATCAATGATTAATagttggttttatttttatgacggtttattatttcaacaatataaaacccTTCTTTCTAATTTCCGCAATATAAAATCACCATATCATTTTATCACTTCTCACTCCAAAATTCTAAAAGTTATTAGATCTTTATCTTTGTGAGTGTTATTCGAGTTCTTCACTCGTCTATTTTTTTGAAACTCAGTGATTTGATTCATGTATCATTGTCATATTCGATGCGTGGTGATTCTAGTGAAGAATCATTACTAGATTAGTTGTACCCTAAGGGATAGCAATCTACGATAATATCTAGCAAAAATGGGAGACAATAGAGgtgttttaagataaatgtgTCTAGCACATAtcttgaatcaacatctcaattcGGTAATTTCATTTCTTcgtatattgtattttatttatattctttatattttgaagACAATAACACTAACACAAACTCTATCAATAATCAATGTCCCATAAACAAAGACACTAATTTTAGTAGATGAAAATcgttttattttcaaaagttttaaatttgggAAGCTATTTTCCAaccatttaaacatattatcataaattagttcttcataaaaaaaatcataaataagaCATAaggcaatttataaaatttttaatcatcctcaaacattatttgaaataatacattttctattacataatttattcaGAAATTTCAACTAATGTTATGTTAAATGTGTGCCTTTTCATCAAAACGAGTATTGGCTAGCCACCCATCTTGATCAATAAATTTCTTTACGGTGAATTGTTGTAAGTAGACACTATTAGGTTTCTCTATCTTCGTCCAAGTCGCCCGCTTTGAAGTGTTGGACCCTGGCCCTTTGCAACCAGCCTCCACATTGGTGAAATATTTTCTATGTCCATAGGAAATACAATAAATCTATTTTAAGTGTTCGAAAAAAATGCAtattgaaagaaaaatgaaCTATATATACTCTTTTCCGCGGAAATTCCCAGCATCCCATCCCAATGGATGAACAACTGAACTAAACGTCATTTCGGAGAAAATAACTCTTGAGAATGGAGCAAATGCTCTTCCAAGAAACACTTGCCCGGTTCCAACAACATGACCTTTAGTGAACACAAAAGCATTTGTATATTGTTTTGATTGTCTTCCTTGTGCTGTAATGGATCCCGGAACATTCAAGTTCCCCGCCGTGGCATTTATTTTGCAACTCTTCTCAACACAAAATGATAATCACTTAGTACGTACAATCACCTTGTTCTTTTGTCTCTCTCGATATAGAAAATTCTATTAAGgcattcaattttaaaacaaacaTGCGATATGATTTGGTACCTCGAAAAGAGAAAGACCGTTTCCCCAAATAAAATCAATCGCACCTTCAATGTAGCACGAGTTATAGTAATGACGACCCCCACTATCATAAAGTGTGTTTTGTACCCCGTAAAAACCACAATTATAGAAAGCAACTCGGTCTCCATATATTGTAGCTGCCAAAGCTCTTTTTATATTGCTCTTCTGATTTATATTATACGAGTTCTGcacatgataaaataaaattaatagtagaaaagttttattaatcaaattaaaacaaatctcACCATGAATGATATGTCCTTGGCAACGAAATTATTGGCAAATAAACCAAACGTCGGGGTGAAACGATAAGTTTGATGATCATCCCATGAGATTGTGGTTTGAGAATATCCACTCCCCTCTAAAAATATGTATTCCTTAGTGGATTTGATAGTTACCTTCTcactaaacaaaattaataaaattattaagtaggtaaataaataaaatcacaaaaatattttaattacttgtAGACTCCTGGTTTTACGACGATGTGAaaccatttattatttctaGAAGGAACGGAGTTAATTGCATCTTGAATAGTTGTGAATTGTCCTTTGCCAGACTTATCGACGATTACTGTGGACGAGAAGTTATTGGTAAGACTTGAACCAAGAAAGAACGACAAAGCCACTATCGTTGCGATTAGCAACCAGGAATTATAGTTCATTTTGTTTCACAAATTGTGAAGTAGCTAAGAATGTGTTTATATTTGGAAAtgtgtattaattttaatggtCACATTCACTTTATTTATAGAAATACCTAAAAAGTCATTCTTTTCAAAGGTAAACCATTCTCAAAGAAAATGtgtcaatatatatttatgaaatcaATAAGGCATTAAAAATTCTAACatgttgaatcgacaactcatttacttttgcattgtcgagagatgactagtatttgaagccttttgtggagtattattgggattcattgggtgatgcccgagtTCTTAAGTAGTTGTTGAAATgtttggattgatgcgactGATATGACAAACCTACATATTCTGTtatcatccaaattatttttggtgaactatctgtttggagagaaatcgtcgaaatttaaatgatggtagtcgtccgatgcgtataattcataatactattattatgatactTTATGAGATTCGTTCAAGAAAGTTTGTAGAGTCTTTcggagagttaatcgttcttctcgaggATTTACGAGCACAATAACTTTTGaagtattattttttcttatttttatttgtattttcatGTCATGCATGCTTTGTCGTTTgtgcttaaacaattttttttatttttaatatacaaagacttttttcaaaaaaaaaaaagaatacatCCATGTTAATATGTTACCGTCTCAAGAACAATTAAATTCATGACTATCTTTTCCGAATTTCCAAAACGAATAGAAGGAGgtgttataataatatcattatatattatacatatcaGATGACTATTATCATAGAAGGTTCAACATTtctattaaactaaataattcattataaaataattagaatgataAACGAAATAT is drawn from Impatiens glandulifera chromosome 3, dImpGla2.1, whole genome shotgun sequence and contains these coding sequences:
- the LOC124930403 gene encoding probable pectinesterase 55 is translated as MNYNSWLLIATIVALSFFLGSSLTNNFSSTVIVDKSGKGQFTTIQDAINSVPSRNNKWFHIVVKPGVYNEKVTIKSTKEYIFLEGSGYSQTTISWDDHQTYRFTPTFGLFANNFVAKDISFMNSYNINQKSNIKRALAATIYGDRVAFYNCGFYGVQNTLYDSGGRHYYNSCYIEGAIDFIWGNGLSLFESCKINATAGNLNVPGSITAQGRQSKQYTNAFVFTKGHVVGTGQVFLGRAFAPFSRVIFSEMTFSSVVHPLGWDAGNFRGKEKYFTNVEAGCKGPGSNTSKRATWTKIEKPNSVYLQQFTVKKFIDQDGWLANTRFDEKAHI